Proteins encoded within one genomic window of Halocatena marina:
- a CDS encoding ABC transporter permease subunit translates to MSIAGVVRKDLLDVRRSNLVRGVGLLYLAFTVLFFWGTGTTGATDMYMSLWMMIAIAILIIPLIALVAAYLSVAGERQSGNLKFLLSYPNNRRDVVIGKLVARSTVVAVAIAFAYAVGLAVAMYYYPEVFIGDFVAFVGLTLLYALVYVSIAVAISAATSTRSRAMGASIAVWFVLNVFWNFLPIQPRTVVSFVADKLGTTVSTNIKDLVWALSPTGAYMNSMQLVFPDSYIRQIGQRQWLDPNTPFYLDGWFMLVILAVWLVVPLLLGYWRFERADLG, encoded by the coding sequence GTGAGCATCGCTGGCGTCGTCCGCAAGGACCTCCTCGACGTTCGTCGATCTAATCTCGTCCGGGGAGTCGGACTGTTGTATCTCGCGTTTACTGTGCTGTTTTTCTGGGGAACCGGCACCACCGGAGCGACGGATATGTACATGTCACTCTGGATGATGATCGCCATCGCCATCCTCATTATCCCGCTCATCGCGCTCGTTGCTGCGTATCTCTCGGTGGCCGGAGAACGGCAGAGCGGAAACCTCAAGTTTCTATTATCGTATCCGAACAACCGCCGCGATGTCGTCATCGGGAAGCTCGTTGCCCGATCGACGGTAGTGGCAGTGGCAATCGCGTTCGCCTACGCGGTCGGTCTCGCAGTGGCGATGTACTATTATCCTGAAGTTTTCATCGGCGATTTCGTCGCGTTCGTCGGACTGACGCTGCTGTATGCGCTCGTCTATGTGAGCATCGCGGTTGCGATTTCGGCTGCGACCAGTACTCGATCGCGGGCAATGGGCGCGTCTATCGCCGTCTGGTTCGTGTTGAACGTGTTCTGGAACTTCCTGCCGATCCAACCGAGGACAGTCGTCTCATTCGTCGCGGACAAGCTCGGGACGACGGTATCGACGAACATCAAGGACCTCGTTTGGGCGCTCAGTCCGACAGGGGCGTACATGAACTCAATGCAGCTCGTGTTCCCAGACTCGTACATCCGCCAGATCGGGCAACGACAGTGGCTTGACCCCAACACACCCTTCTACCTCGACGGCTGGTTCATGCTGGTCATTCTCGCTGTCTGGCTCGTCGTGCCGCTACTGCTTGGATACTGGCGCTTTGAGCGTGCAGATCTCGGCTGA
- a CDS encoding crotonase/enoyl-CoA hydratase family protein — translation MVDYTLDGSIAVITIDRPEAKNAIDNETALALRDAWQRFDDDDDAFVGILTGSGGTFSAGADLKAMDLEDRPEGWLGFSRMHVEKPTIAAIEGHCVAGGLELALWCDLRVAGESATFGCFERRFGVPLVDGGTQRLPHIVGLGRALDMILTGRAVNAREAKEWGLLTRIADDGAALAVAQEMAATIAEYPQQTVRTDRAAVYDGLGEELAQGLRIEAWHGQRALETAHEGAERFESGEGRHGENIERREE, via the coding sequence ATGGTCGACTACACGCTGGATGGATCGATCGCTGTCATCACCATTGACCGTCCGGAGGCCAAAAACGCGATCGACAACGAGACTGCATTGGCACTCCGTGATGCATGGCAGCGATTCGACGACGATGACGACGCATTCGTGGGCATTCTGACCGGATCAGGAGGGACATTCTCGGCGGGAGCCGATCTGAAAGCGATGGATCTCGAAGATCGTCCCGAAGGATGGCTTGGTTTTTCACGAATGCACGTGGAAAAGCCCACGATCGCAGCGATCGAAGGACACTGTGTCGCGGGCGGACTAGAGCTGGCTCTCTGGTGTGATCTTCGTGTTGCCGGAGAGAGCGCGACGTTCGGCTGCTTTGAGCGGCGGTTCGGTGTGCCGCTAGTGGATGGCGGTACCCAACGACTCCCGCACATCGTCGGACTCGGACGAGCGCTCGATATGATTCTCACAGGTCGTGCCGTCAACGCTCGTGAGGCCAAAGAATGGGGATTACTCACTCGCATCGCGGACGATGGCGCGGCGCTTGCGGTGGCACAGGAGATGGCTGCCACAATCGCTGAATACCCACAACAGACGGTCCGAACCGACCGTGCGGCGGTCTACGATGGGCTTGGCGAGGAACTGGCACAAGGACTCCGCATCGAAGCGTGGCACGGCCAACGAGCGCTCGAAACCGCACACGAAGGTGCAGAACGCTTCGAGTCGGGGGAAGGACGCCACGGTGAGAATATCGAGCGTCGAGAAGAATAA
- a CDS encoding winged helix-turn-helix domain-containing protein — protein sequence MAHLERVTADDLRSVLAAVEGKQATQRVMVGLTYKEGISQAKLAEMYGVTEKTIYNWLCRLDRLADEPFEAVVYDDDRPGRPAKLSNDEREQFEQTLHHSPTAVGYDAPVWTAALAQEYIESTFGVDYCLRRVRALMSEAGLSYTTARQDHQNADGRGHDGFEEEFQKGWMI from the coding sequence ATGGCTCATTTAGAGCGTGTCACAGCTGATGATCTCCGAAGCGTGCTGGCGGCGGTCGAGGGAAAACAAGCGACACAACGGGTCATGGTGGGTCTTACCTACAAAGAGGGAATCTCGCAAGCGAAGTTAGCAGAGATGTATGGGGTCACAGAAAAAACAATCTACAACTGGTTGTGTCGTCTCGACCGACTCGCTGATGAGCCGTTTGAAGCGGTCGTCTACGACGACGATCGACCAGGACGTCCAGCAAAGCTCTCCAATGACGAACGCGAGCAGTTCGAACAGACGCTTCATCATTCTCCAACTGCGGTTGGATATGATGCGCCAGTGTGGACAGCAGCGCTCGCACAGGAGTATATTGAGTCGACGTTTGGTGTCGATTATTGCCTCCGACGGGTCCGCGCACTCATGAGCGAAGCCGGTTTATCGTATACGACTGCCCGACAGGATCATCAGAACGCCGACGGACGAGGACACGACGGATTCGAGGAAGAATTTCAGAAAGGCTGGATGATTTAG
- a CDS encoding winged helix-turn-helix domain-containing protein, which produces MRTTENNRDDDSRPKRGSPILESILENARNRRHLGQRLAAVDTRLDTDVLLDIVRHGPLLETLLEQPLDHREIEERLGVSRATSHRFTQRLDELGFITKINSRFQLTGLGETVAEEVLRFETNVQTANRLSPLLDCICEDLREFVIESFVDATVTVAAPEEPYRPIERFISLVENSDSFRGFNTTHMAPIVLGEFHRQIFDETETEMVYLPHVAEKLFEAYPEHASEAIESGHLTLRTRDELPYGLALFDDHVGIGGYDESTGQMQVFVDTESPVAREWAERVYASVRADSEPIVEQIDSLH; this is translated from the coding sequence ATGAGGACCACCGAAAACAACCGAGATGACGACTCGCGTCCGAAGCGAGGATCTCCAATTTTGGAGTCGATCCTTGAGAACGCGAGAAACCGCCGCCACCTCGGTCAGCGGTTGGCAGCGGTTGATACGCGGCTCGATACTGATGTACTCCTCGACATCGTCCGGCACGGGCCACTCCTCGAAACATTACTTGAGCAGCCGCTCGATCACCGAGAAATCGAGGAGCGACTCGGCGTCTCACGGGCGACAAGCCACCGCTTTACGCAACGACTCGACGAACTTGGTTTCATTACAAAAATCAACAGTAGGTTTCAGTTGACTGGGTTGGGTGAGACTGTCGCCGAAGAGGTGCTTCGCTTCGAGACGAATGTACAAACAGCCAACCGACTGTCACCACTGCTAGACTGCATCTGTGAGGATCTTCGCGAGTTCGTTATCGAATCGTTCGTCGACGCGACAGTTACCGTTGCAGCGCCTGAGGAGCCATATCGGCCCATCGAACGGTTTATTTCTCTCGTGGAAAACTCAGACTCCTTCCGTGGATTCAACACGACTCACATGGCGCCGATCGTCCTCGGCGAATTTCATCGGCAGATCTTCGATGAGACCGAAACCGAAATGGTGTATCTCCCGCACGTCGCCGAGAAGCTCTTCGAGGCGTATCCAGAGCACGCAAGCGAGGCAATCGAGAGCGGACACCTGACTCTCCGAACGCGCGATGAGTTACCGTACGGGCTTGCACTCTTTGATGATCACGTCGGGATCGGCGGCTACGATGAATCGACGGGACAGATGCAGGTGTTCGTCGATACTGAATCACCTGTCGCACGAGAATGGGCCGAGCGAGTCTATGCGTCTGTGAGAGCGGATTCTGAACCGATCGTCGAACAGATCGATTCACTTCACTAA
- a CDS encoding HAD family hydrolase, with amino-acid sequence MGEKIRDLTGEIDCVFFDFDGVLIDFCDTGIPNWLIQMVQKEARAMGVDDISPGNVVSLFGRPGADHFRQTCTELGIDRPSDFWDAVHHRGTKEKVHRFEAGEITAYDDISVIQALSASFKIAIVSNQPQASVEQLLHKLPVHDHVDGVVGLEGLETNDHRKPNPDFILDAKRRLGVESPAYVGDSAVDVEAARTADAVPVYINRDGSFPNHQAYNIQTLGSLRALLE; translated from the coding sequence ATGGGAGAAAAGATACGCGATCTCACAGGAGAGATTGATTGCGTGTTCTTTGATTTCGATGGTGTACTCATCGACTTTTGTGACACAGGGATACCAAACTGGCTCATTCAGATGGTACAAAAAGAAGCCAGAGCTATGGGTGTCGATGATATCAGTCCTGGAAACGTCGTTTCATTGTTCGGACGACCAGGAGCCGATCATTTCAGGCAGACGTGTACCGAGCTTGGGATCGATCGACCGTCAGACTTCTGGGATGCTGTTCATCATCGCGGAACCAAAGAAAAGGTTCATCGATTCGAGGCTGGCGAAATAACTGCTTACGATGATATCTCGGTCATTCAAGCACTGTCCGCGTCGTTCAAGATTGCGATCGTTAGCAATCAACCGCAAGCATCTGTTGAACAACTGCTTCACAAACTACCCGTTCACGATCACGTTGATGGGGTCGTCGGACTCGAAGGGCTCGAAACAAACGATCACCGAAAGCCAAACCCGGACTTCATTCTCGACGCAAAGAGGCGTCTCGGTGTCGAATCACCAGCCTACGTCGGGGACAGTGCGGTCGATGTGGAGGCTGCACGGACTGCTGATGCGGTTCCCGTGTATATTAATCGTGACGGCTCATTTCCAAACCATCAGGCGTATAACATTCAGACACTCGGATCGCTTCGAGCGCTTCTAGAGTAA
- a CDS encoding PHB depolymerase family esterase → MSYDSDRSSLRGTRIDRRTMLKSIGGVVTGVAMGSVSTVSAAAGSYTDESYNGRRYTKYVPSTNDGSEAVPLLLMMHGCTQSPDGFKDATQMNQISEENGFIVVYPEQTTGLYDCWQWFNDANTTRNRGELTEMVGIVDQEKNRENIDTQRVYIAGFSAGAAFVPNAIVEYADVFAAGAVHSGTMYDVAESQIEGNTVLFNCSAGSSTDPVVEGQHAYDRMEQFGITQPVPTIVFHGTNDTTVYPCNGHEAAEQATVTNDLALDGSDDGGVDYTADVTNSGSGSSRSYTEYEYHDPHGRAIVEKYIVDGMGHAWSGGATDGSYTDPGGPDASQIIWNFFSKWTNTGSSLRSSD, encoded by the coding sequence ATGTCATACGACTCAGACCGATCGTCCCTTCGTGGCACACGGATTGATCGGCGAACAATGTTGAAGAGCATTGGCGGTGTGGTCACTGGTGTGGCGATGGGAAGCGTATCGACGGTTAGCGCGGCTGCTGGCAGTTACACTGACGAGAGTTACAACGGACGACGGTACACGAAATACGTGCCGAGCACGAACGACGGGAGTGAGGCAGTGCCCCTTCTATTAATGATGCACGGCTGTACTCAGAGTCCCGATGGGTTCAAGGACGCGACTCAGATGAATCAGATTTCTGAGGAGAATGGCTTCATTGTCGTCTATCCCGAGCAGACGACGGGATTGTACGACTGTTGGCAGTGGTTCAACGACGCGAACACCACACGCAACAGGGGTGAACTCACGGAGATGGTCGGGATTGTCGATCAGGAGAAAAACCGCGAGAACATTGATACCCAACGGGTGTACATCGCTGGGTTCTCAGCCGGTGCAGCCTTCGTCCCGAACGCGATCGTAGAGTACGCCGACGTCTTCGCGGCCGGTGCGGTTCATTCGGGAACAATGTACGACGTTGCTGAGTCCCAAATCGAAGGAAACACCGTTCTCTTCAACTGTAGCGCTGGTTCGTCGACAGATCCGGTCGTAGAGGGGCAACACGCGTACGACCGCATGGAGCAGTTCGGAATTACACAACCGGTCCCAACCATCGTCTTCCATGGGACGAACGACACTACGGTCTATCCGTGCAATGGCCACGAAGCCGCAGAACAGGCGACCGTCACCAACGATCTCGCGCTCGATGGAAGCGACGACGGCGGTGTTGACTACACTGCCGACGTGACGAACAGCGGCTCGGGATCTAGCCGCAGCTACACCGAGTACGAATACCACGACCCACACGGTCGAGCTATCGTCGAAAAGTACATTGTTGATGGTATGGGTCACGCATGGTCCGGTGGTGCCACTGACGGTTCCTACACGGACCCCGGAGGACCGGATGCCTCCCAAATCATCTGGAACTTCTTTTCAAAGTGGACGAACACCGGGAGCAGCTTACGTTCCTCTGACTGA
- a CDS encoding helix-turn-helix domain-containing protein, producing the protein MIELVLDVEQYDCPYIAATDEHDVAFSTLNWEFDRTAETLETRMVVDGSDRATLDAGLGTLPEHDQILEYELVAKREGVARIRSVIPMTDAMDVIQTHNGYISGPFHIESGSERWQVSFDSEKHAEGALSALAADNEFTVEAREELRLGEMQGYAQSVGAAMTLVDGCRDLSKTERRTLEAAVDGGYFNRPRDTDLGRLASEFGVSKPAVSNNLRRGQERVLSRVVDVLDDIDDENQK; encoded by the coding sequence ATGATCGAACTCGTTCTTGACGTGGAGCAGTACGATTGTCCGTACATTGCGGCGACCGACGAACACGACGTGGCGTTTTCGACACTCAATTGGGAGTTCGATCGTACAGCCGAGACGCTCGAAACCCGAATGGTGGTCGACGGTAGTGATCGTGCGACTCTCGATGCGGGACTCGGGACGCTCCCCGAACACGACCAGATTCTCGAATACGAACTCGTTGCCAAACGAGAGGGAGTTGCCCGGATCCGGTCAGTTATTCCGATGACGGACGCGATGGACGTTATCCAAACTCACAACGGCTACATTTCGGGACCGTTCCACATCGAATCAGGAAGCGAACGCTGGCAGGTGAGCTTCGATAGCGAGAAGCACGCTGAAGGTGCTCTTTCTGCGCTTGCTGCTGATAACGAGTTCACCGTCGAAGCGCGCGAAGAGTTGCGCCTTGGCGAGATGCAGGGCTACGCCCAGTCCGTTGGCGCAGCGATGACGCTCGTAGACGGCTGCCGTGATCTTTCAAAGACCGAGCGGCGTACGCTCGAAGCCGCAGTTGATGGTGGCTACTTCAACCGTCCGCGCGATACCGACCTCGGTAGACTTGCTTCGGAGTTCGGTGTCTCAAAGCCTGCGGTCTCGAACAATCTGCGACGCGGTCAGGAACGCGTCCTCTCACGAGTGGTCGATGTTCTCGATGATATCGACGATGAAAACCAGAAGTAG
- a CDS encoding ABC transporter substrate-binding protein, whose translation METNDITRRRVITALGGMGAAGLAGCTNGTTNSGASETVKIGVLQPLTGDLKYYGQQSLWGFYEGLNHKSDDRFTAEAKTGEKTVTIGGTDYVLLVRDTQLDANRAQSLATDLVQDDDVDLLFGCASSSSATQVATTVTKQAQVPTMVGPAASASLTANSETCSQYLFRASENTAMDARSGGAYIAKNSEVSKVYLFGADYSFGRAVVENYRTVLENNGVEIVGEKFVPQGYSEWQGLLDNAEKARADGIVAGFTVATLPQLFTTFLNGEYSYRVFGGFATKITVSIIGKTLQKVLGKPLTEKKLKGTGLGPFTTRYHWNQYDNEINSSFVDSYTTAYGVVPDLFSSGTFTAASAIVQAVEESGSTASDDVVSALREMTVTASPKGKNAYTFEKHNQARSAMTLANSVPSSQKNWEAPIKPSEPLARVSADRTTIPTDNSEMNCQL comes from the coding sequence ATGGAAACGAATGACATCACACGTCGTCGGGTCATTACCGCTCTTGGAGGGATGGGTGCGGCTGGTCTCGCAGGCTGTACCAATGGGACGACCAATAGCGGAGCATCGGAAACCGTGAAAATCGGAGTTCTTCAGCCGCTCACCGGCGACTTGAAATACTACGGACAGCAGTCGCTGTGGGGATTCTACGAGGGACTCAATCACAAGAGCGATGATCGATTCACCGCAGAGGCGAAGACGGGAGAAAAAACAGTCACAATCGGCGGGACTGACTACGTCTTGCTGGTCAGAGACACCCAGCTCGATGCCAATCGTGCTCAATCGCTGGCGACTGACCTCGTTCAGGACGACGACGTCGATCTCCTGTTCGGGTGTGCGTCCTCCTCGTCGGCGACACAGGTCGCCACGACGGTGACCAAACAGGCACAGGTCCCGACAATGGTTGGTCCCGCGGCCTCGGCGTCTCTCACAGCAAACAGCGAGACGTGCAGCCAGTATCTCTTCCGGGCGAGCGAGAACACCGCGATGGACGCTCGTTCGGGAGGAGCGTACATCGCAAAGAACAGCGAAGTCTCGAAAGTGTACTTGTTTGGTGCAGACTACAGCTTTGGGCGGGCCGTCGTCGAAAACTACCGAACCGTTTTGGAGAACAACGGTGTCGAGATCGTCGGCGAGAAGTTCGTCCCACAGGGCTACTCCGAATGGCAGGGCCTGCTCGACAACGCAGAGAAGGCGAGAGCAGACGGTATCGTCGCTGGGTTCACCGTGGCGACGCTACCACAACTGTTCACCACATTTCTCAATGGTGAGTACTCTTACCGAGTGTTCGGAGGCTTTGCCACCAAGATCACGGTCTCGATCATCGGCAAGACCCTGCAGAAGGTACTCGGCAAACCACTCACGGAGAAGAAGTTGAAGGGAACCGGACTTGGCCCGTTCACGACGCGGTATCACTGGAACCAGTACGACAACGAGATCAACAGTTCGTTTGTCGACAGCTATACGACGGCCTACGGCGTTGTTCCCGATCTGTTCTCCTCGGGAACGTTCACTGCCGCTTCAGCGATCGTCCAAGCAGTCGAAGAAAGCGGATCGACGGCGAGCGACGACGTGGTGTCGGCGCTTCGTGAGATGACCGTCACGGCATCGCCCAAGGGCAAGAATGCCTACACCTTCGAGAAACACAATCAGGCTCGCTCTGCGATGACGCTCGCAAACAGCGTTCCGAGTTCACAGAAAAATTGGGAAGCACCGATCAAACCGAGCGAACCGCTCGCTCGTGTTTCGGCGGATCGGACAACCATTCCGACCGACAACTCCGAGATGAACTGCCAACTGTAA
- a CDS encoding ABC transporter ATP-binding protein: protein MLRTQKLTKRFGGLTAVDEVDFELEDELCSLIGPNGAGKTTFFDLLTGTLRPSSGTIELKTERGWRDMTEAGTDETASLGLHRSYQITNIFSGSTVAENVRIAAQAHGNDSFTLWRNTKAFDGYIEEAHSILERVGLASEAETTASNLSHGEKRKLEVAIALAGDPDVLLLDEPNAGVSSESVEEIIALIHDVADDHAVLLVEHNMDIVMNVSDRIVVLHQGAVIADGDPETIQNDPAVQEAYFGSYADDWKDASGTKRGTEGTTA, encoded by the coding sequence ATGCTCAGGACTCAGAAACTGACGAAACGATTCGGCGGGCTGACGGCTGTCGACGAGGTCGACTTCGAACTCGAAGACGAACTCTGTTCGCTCATCGGACCGAACGGGGCGGGAAAGACCACGTTCTTCGATCTCCTGACCGGCACATTACGACCGAGTAGCGGAACCATCGAACTCAAGACGGAACGAGGTTGGCGCGATATGACGGAAGCAGGCACGGATGAGACAGCCTCACTCGGACTTCACCGATCGTACCAGATAACGAATATTTTTTCAGGGAGTACAGTAGCGGAGAACGTACGGATCGCGGCGCAAGCACACGGCAACGATTCATTCACGCTGTGGCGAAACACAAAGGCGTTTGATGGGTATATCGAGGAAGCACACTCCATCTTGGAACGTGTTGGTCTTGCAAGCGAGGCCGAGACGACCGCATCGAATTTGAGCCACGGCGAAAAGCGCAAGCTCGAAGTGGCAATCGCGTTGGCGGGTGATCCGGACGTGTTGCTCTTAGACGAACCGAACGCTGGCGTTTCGAGCGAGAGCGTCGAGGAAATCATCGCGCTCATCCACGACGTGGCTGACGACCACGCGGTGCTGTTAGTCGAGCACAACATGGACATTGTGATGAACGTCTCTGATCGGATCGTCGTTCTCCATCAGGGAGCAGTGATCGCAGACGGCGATCCCGAAACAATTCAGAACGATCCGGCTGTACAGGAGGCGTACTTCGGTAGCTACGCGGACGACTGGAAAGATGCGAGCGGTACGAAAAGAGGAACGGAGGGGACAACGGCGTGA
- a CDS encoding ABC transporter ATP-binding protein, whose amino-acid sequence MLVAEGLQTYYGESHILEGVSFDIREGEVVALVGRNGVGKTTTLRSILQLTPPRAGSIRYQGEELIGQRPHEVTERGIGWIPEERRIFSDLTVEENLRIASVDTEHALHTAYETFPDLERFAQRKAGTLSGGQQQMLAIARALVGDNDLLLVDEPSEGLAPQIVAAVAESIAATEQTVLLVEQNLPLAFDLADRFYALDNGQIVESGTTDDNSADDALRGYLSS is encoded by the coding sequence CTGCTCGTCGCCGAAGGGCTTCAGACCTACTACGGCGAGAGTCACATTCTCGAAGGCGTTTCGTTCGATATACGTGAGGGGGAGGTGGTCGCGCTCGTTGGCCGCAACGGGGTGGGTAAGACCACAACGCTCCGTTCGATTCTCCAGCTCACACCGCCGCGAGCGGGATCGATTCGCTACCAGGGAGAGGAGCTGATCGGACAGCGACCCCACGAAGTAACCGAACGCGGTATCGGCTGGATCCCGGAAGAACGACGGATCTTTTCGGATCTCACGGTCGAAGAAAACCTCCGTATCGCGTCCGTCGACACCGAGCACGCCCTACATACAGCGTACGAGACGTTTCCGGATCTCGAACGATTCGCCCAGCGTAAGGCTGGTACGCTCTCGGGCGGGCAACAGCAGATGCTCGCTATTGCCCGCGCGCTCGTCGGCGACAATGATCTGTTGCTCGTCGACGAACCGAGCGAGGGACTCGCACCACAAATCGTCGCCGCGGTCGCAGAGAGCATCGCGGCAACCGAGCAGACGGTGCTGCTCGTCGAACAGAACTTGCCGCTCGCGTTCGATCTCGCCGATCGATTCTACGCGCTCGATAATGGACAGATTGTCGAGAGTGGTACAACCGACGACAACAGCGCCGATGACGCGCTCCGGGGGTATCTCTCTTCATGA
- a CDS encoding branched-chain amino acid ABC transporter permease gives MSGVIAWLSHCSVAGVPLTADVLGQFFQFETLVSVFLNGLAKASLYIMIATGLTLIFGLMGVLNFAHGSLTMIGAYLGGTVLTALVASTTGDPARFVLFFGAVVVVFGTLTVFGGLLEVTLIRPLYDRPPIYQILLTFGVTLVLDELARIVVTFYGLQPISDWQAALGTKPDILTRSVTVGSVSVPGLALFEIVFGVVTVLAIHAFLTRTRYGLIVRAGSDDSEMVSALGIDVRRVFTVVFALGVGVAGVAGTLLLWDPNWGASVPLATETLLPAFVVVIVGGLGTFRGTVAAGVLVGLVDSTMTWWFQNAIQFTGLPEMMVFLVLIVTLIVRPQGLFGLAEVGGH, from the coding sequence ATGAGTGGTGTGATCGCTTGGCTGTCTCACTGTTCGGTTGCGGGGGTTCCGCTCACAGCCGATGTGCTCGGACAGTTCTTCCAGTTCGAGACGCTCGTATCCGTGTTTCTCAACGGGCTGGCGAAAGCGTCGTTGTACATCATGATTGCGACGGGGCTCACGCTCATTTTTGGATTGATGGGTGTTCTCAACTTTGCGCACGGCTCGTTGACGATGATCGGTGCCTATCTCGGTGGTACGGTGCTCACCGCTCTCGTCGCCAGTACGACGGGCGATCCTGCTCGTTTCGTGCTGTTTTTCGGAGCGGTTGTCGTCGTGTTCGGGACATTAACCGTCTTTGGCGGCCTCCTCGAAGTAACACTCATTCGGCCGTTGTACGACCGACCCCCGATCTACCAGATACTCCTCACCTTCGGGGTGACGCTTGTGCTCGATGAACTCGCGCGCATTGTCGTTACGTTCTACGGACTTCAACCCATCAGCGACTGGCAAGCCGCGCTGGGGACAAAACCCGATATTCTCACGCGCTCGGTTACCGTTGGCTCGGTGAGTGTCCCTGGATTAGCGTTGTTCGAGATCGTCTTCGGTGTCGTGACCGTACTTGCGATTCATGCCTTTCTCACCCGCACCCGATACGGACTCATCGTGCGGGCGGGCAGTGACGATTCAGAGATGGTTTCGGCGCTCGGTATCGACGTTCGACGCGTATTCACGGTGGTGTTCGCACTCGGTGTTGGCGTGGCGGGCGTCGCTGGTACACTCCTGTTGTGGGATCCGAACTGGGGTGCAAGCGTGCCGCTTGCGACGGAAACCCTTCTCCCGGCGTTCGTCGTAGTCATCGTTGGTGGACTGGGAACGTTCCGTGGGACCGTCGCCGCTGGGGTACTTGTCGGACTGGTCGACAGCACGATGACGTGGTGGTTCCAGAACGCGATTCAGTTCACCGGACTCCCCGAGATGATGGTCTTTCTCGTCTTGATTGTGACGCTGATCGTACGTCCACAGGGGCTGTTCGGTCTTGCGGAGGTGGGCGGTCATTAG